The Filimonas lacunae genomic sequence ATAACCTGGCAGCCTCGGAAGGGCTATCCGCAGAAGGACTACAACGAATAAGAAGTAGCAGCATCATGAAGATAGCTGCCGGGAACAGAAGGGCGGTTTTAAACCTTAGAGTTGATTGCATAAGAAAGGTGGCAAGATAGTAAGAATACTTATTAAGTCAAAAAGCCGGTAATTACACTTACCGGCTTTTTCGTTTTACTTTTCCTCTATCACTAGAAATTAGGTCCTTCTTTTTCCTTTTCTTTCTCGTAGGCTCTGATGATGGCTTTTACCAGGCGGTGACGTACCACATCTTCTTCGTCCAGCTCAATATGGGCAATGCCCTCGATGTTACGAAGGATACGACTTGCTTTTTCCAGGCCACTGCGCTGGTTTTTAGGTAAGTCAATTTGTGTGGGGTCGCCGGTGATCAATGCTTTTGCATTAGCACCAATACGGGTGAGGAACATTTTTATCTGCAGATCGTTGGCGTTCTGCGCTTCATCCAAAATGATAAAAGCATTGTCTAATGTACGACCGCGCATGTAGGCCAGGGGAGCTATTTCAATAGTACGGGTACTCATGTAATAGCCCAGTTTATCGGCCGGGATCATATCATCCAGCGCATCGTATAAAGGACGCAGATACGGATCGATCTTTTCTTTTAAATCGCCGGGCAGAAAACCAAGGCTTTCACCTGCTTCTACCGCCGGACGGGTTAAAATGATCTTTTTCACCACTTTGTTCTTCAATGCGCGAACTGCGAGTGCAACGGCGGTATAGGTTTTACCTGTACCGGCAGGGCCTATGGCAAACACAATGTCGTTACGGTCGGCTGCCAGCACCATTCTTTTCTGGTTGGCAGTGCGTGCACGAACGGTTTTGCCGTTAGGGCCAAATACAAGGATGTCGTTGGGATTTTTATCAACAAAGTTGTCGATGGTTTCGGCGTCGTCGCCTCCTAAAATCTGTTCAAAATAGTTTTCTGTAAGCCCTCCGTTTCGTTCCATGTATTGAACGATCAGGTCAATTTTTTCCTTTGCCGTTTCAATGTGTTCAGGTGCACCACTTAGTTTTATTTGTGTACCTCGTGATAAAATTTTTAACAAAGGGAATTTCTTTTTTAGCAGGTCAAGCTTACGATTGTTAACACCGAAAAATTCAATCGGATTTACGGAGTCGAGGTTAATGATTGCTTCTGTCAAGGTGCAAAGCTTTAAGTGATAAATTCGGCCTCTGGGTACTTTCAAGGGAACTGCCGGTGATTGCCACGTTTTAGACATGTACTCATTCATGTCTACTCAAACTTACCCTAAAAACGTACCAAATGCTAATTAAATTATTAACAACTGTGCTGAATATGTGTATGGCTTTCTGCGCTTTTTTCGCTATATTCTAGCAAGGTCGTGTATGGCTTTTTTAGGGTCAGACGATTTGAATACATTACTTCCTGCCACTAACACATCGGCCCCTGCTTTAATGATCTCTGCTGCATTCTGCGCTGTTACACCGCCATCTATTTCAATAAGTACATCGTGGTTTCCTTCGGTGATCATTTGTTTTAACTGCCTGATACGTGTAAGCGTATGGGGAATAAATTTTTGTCCGCCAAAGCCCGGGTTTACACTCATAATCAGCACCGTGTCAATGTCGCCGATAATATCGTGTAACATAGCAATGGGAGTATGAGGATTTATTGCCACACCTGCCTTCATTCCCAGTTGTTTAATCTGCTGAATGTTACGGTGCAGGTGGGGGCAGGCTTCTATATGCACGCTCAGCCTGTCGGCTCCGGCTGCCTTGAATGCTTCGGTGTATTTTTCTGGTTCCACTATCATCAGGTGCACATCCAGCACTTTGCTGGTGGCGGTGCGTATTTGTTCTACCACGGGTAAACCAAAGCTGATATTGGGCACAAACCTTCCATCCATGATATCGAGGTGTAACCATTCAGCTTCGCTTTCATTTACCATTTTGCATTCTTCTCCTAAACGGAGAAAGTCGGATGCCAGGAAGGAAGGTGCGATAATAGCCATATAACAAGTTTTAAAGTGTGTGCACTTATTTTTCGAGCTGCTGAATTTTTTCACGTGCTTCTTTCATGCCTTTATCCAGGCTTAATGCCTGTTTAAAGCGCAGTACGGCGCTGTCTTTTTTATTCATCATTTCGTAGGCGCGTGCCTGATAGTAGTAGGCATCGGCATAAAGCGTGTTGATAGAAGAGGCAAATTTAAAAACGTCCAGCGCTTTATCGTATTGCTGGTGATCGAAATATACCAGGCCTTTTTCTATATAAGCCTCCATATAGGTGTAATTGGCAGCCAGGCAGTTATTCAACTGTTTAATAGCATTGGTGGTGTCGCCGGTGCGGGCATAATATACTCCCGATATAAAAGCACAGTGCGCATCGTATTCGCGGCCTAAGCGCATGTGGTTTACATTGTCTATTACAGCCAATGTTTGTGGGTTTTTATTTTCGGCCATCAGGCTTGCCAGCGATAACATGGCTTCGGGGGCGGGGTAAATGTGCAGGGCGCGCTCATAGTCTTTGATAGCACGGGCGGTATCACCGGAGTGCTCCCATACCTGTGCTTTGGAATACCACAGGCCATAGTTGAGACTATCTTTTTTAATAAGGCTATCCATCTGGGCCAGCGCTTCGGGGTACCAGGCGGCACTATCGTACATCACGGCCAGCTTTAAACGCAATCCGGCGCTATCGGGGCGTAGTTTTAATAAACTTACCAGGCTTTGTGCTTCGGGCGACAGTTCTTTTCTGCTGCTGGTTGCTGTATCTTTATCGTTGTTGTTGCTTTTGTCTTTACAACTGGCAAATAGCGTTATTCCGGCTACTGCTATACTTAATCCGTAATTCATTATCCTGATCATAGAAGCTCAAAAGTAAAAAATCAAAATGCAAAAACGGGCAGGAAAGAGAAAAAGGGCGTGTTTTGGTACTTTGTTGTTTCTGCGGTTACTTTGCCCCCACAAACCAAAGATGATATGAATACCGGATTACTACACTTACATAGTTTTTTACGCTGGGTTATTTTAGTGTTACTGATTGTGAACATTGTAAGGCATTTTGCCAATGCACAGAAGCCTTATACCGCCGGAGATAAAAAACTGGGACTGTTTCTGATGATAGCTGCGCATATTACCTTGTTAATAGGTTTGATTCAGGTAATCTGGGGCAGATACGGCTGGGTGAATGTACCGGCAGGGGAGAATGTTATGAAGAACAGCTTCTGGCGCTTTTTCCTGATAGAACACCCGGTAGGAATGATCATTGCCATCGTGCTGATTACTATTGGTAAAGGTGTGGCTAAAAAGAATATTACCGATGCTGCCAAACATAAGAAAGCGGCGTGGATGTTTACCATTGCATTGATTATTATATTGGCTACTATTCCATGGCCTTTCCGTGAAATCGTGGGTGCTGGCCGTGGCTGGTTTCCGGGCATGCACTAATCACTGAAATTTAAAATACGTTCATCAAAAGGAGGCAATGTTTTACATTTGCCTCCTTTTGATTTTTTCTAATAGCGTACTTACTATCTGATATATGGCTGTAAAACAAAATGATCATAAAACAGTGTTGTTGTTATCGCCTCATCGTTTGCTGGGCGATTATCAGCAGGTGCTGGAATCGTTACATATTATCAAATACGAAGGCAGCAAGGTGGAATATATACCCTGTAAAACAGATGCTGCTGAGGTGAAGGAATATTACCCGCATTTATCCAAACCTGCGAAGGAAGCCTTGCCGGGCTTTACGCGGGAAGGTATTAAGGAGTTGAAAGAGCAGTTGAAAGAGCGTTATAACAAACTAAAGCCGGAAAGTGATTTTGATACTTTTTACCAGCATGCGGCTGTGCGCCGTTTGCAGGAGTTGTTTGAGCCGTTGAAGGCGCAGGCGGCCCAGGTAAAATGGTATCATAAGGTAGAGATGGAGAACGGCAATTTCAAAACTTCGCCTTGTAATTTCAGTGGGTTAAGGCCCATGCTGCAGTTTGAAGTGAGCAGGAGTGAGGAAGGGGAATTACAACTGAATTGTTCTGTATTTGTAAGCGGTGGCGCACACCCTTTGTCGGAATATAAACGCAGCCGTTTTTTACTGGAAAGGGAAGGGGAATACTACCTGCTTACCCATACGGATTACACCACTTTGCAATGGCTGGAACAAAAGCCGGAGCGTTTGTATAATAAAACGCCACAGGCTTTTGCGCAACATATTTTAGCCAAGCTGGAAGGGGAGTATACCGTAAGGCGTAACAACCTGTTTGCAGGGGATGAGGTGAAGGTGGTGCCGCAAAACAGGATTGTGCTGAGTGAAATACATCCTTCTTACCTGGTGATAACGCCGCAATGGTTGTATGACGAGTTTAGTGTGGAAGGAGCGTTTAAAGAAACGATGGAAGTGAGCCGTGATGGCAAGGTTTTCCAGGTAGTGCGGGATAGGGCACAGGAAGAGGCCTTTTTGCAATTACTGGAAAGTTTGCATGAAAGTTTTCCTAATCAGAAGAATGGTTACTACCACATCACATTTGATGAAGCGCGTAAAAAACAATGGTTTTTAAAAGTATACCATCGCCTGCTGGAACTGGATGTGCAGGTGGTGGGCATGGATATGTTGCAGCATTTCCGGTATTCCACTTTTAAAGTGGCTACTACGGCTACTATTGTAAAAGAAGAAGCCAATGCGGTTACGCTGCAAATGTCAGTAAGCTTTGGCAAAGAAGAGATTTCGTTGGTAGAGTTGCAGAAGCAGCTGTTTATACGCCAGCATATGGTGTTGTTAAAAGATACTTCGCTGGGGGTGCTCGATGATGAATGGTTGCAGCGTTACAGTACGCTGCTGCGCCATGGTAAGGTGGCGAAGAATATGGTTACGGTATCGCGCTGGCTGGCTTTTTGCGAGCAGCAGGCTACGGAAGATACCCAGGTGTTGAAGCAGGTGATTCCCAAACCATGGTGGGAGAAATGGGAACTGTGGCAGAAAGACGACGGTTTAATTTATGATGTGCCTGCGGGTTTGAAGGCTACTTTACGCCCGTATCAGCAAAAAGGATATGAATGGCTGAGCCTGCTGGCAGAAGCCGGTGCAGGCGCTTGCCTGGCAGATGATATGGGGTTGGGTAAAACCTTGCAAACCATCACTTTTCTGGCTCAGCAATCGCATTTGCAGGAGAAGGCGGTGCATTTGATCGTATGCCCTTCTTCGTTGTTGTTTAACTGGCAACAGGAATTGAATAAGTTTGCGCCCCATTTGAAAACGCTGGTGCATTATGGCAATAGCCGTAACACACCGCTGGTGATGAAAAAACAACACCAGGTGGTAATTACCAGCTACGGCACTTTGCGGGCAGATATTGAAGAACTGAGCACGATGTCTTTTGCGGTGGTAGCATTGGATGAGAGTCATCATATTAAAAATCCTTCCGCACAGATAACGCGTGCGGTAAGCAGGTTACAGGCTTCGTTTGGCATTGCACTAAGCGGTACGCCGGTAATGAACAATACGTTTGACCTGTATGCACAGATGAACTTTTTGTTGCCGGGCATGTTTGGTAACCGCGAATTTTTTAAGCGGGAATATGCCGATGCTATTGACCGCAACCAGGATGAGGTAAAGATCAAGGCTTTGCATAAGCTTACCTCGCCCTTTATCTTACGCCGTACCAAGCAGCAGGTGGCCAGCGATCTGCCACCGAAAACAGAGATGGTGATGTGGTGTAATATGGAGCCGGCACAAAAGGCTTTGTACGACGAGATTAAAGAGAGCATTAAAAGCAGTGTGTTTATGGACATTGCCAAGGATGGCCTGGGCAAAAGCACGCTGGCTTTATTGCAGGGAATGTTGCGTTTGCGCCAACTGTGTAACAGTCCTTTGTTGCTTCCGGAGAATGACCGTAAAAATTGTACGGAGAGTGTGAAAACCGACCTGTTGATGGAGGAGTTGAGCAATAACCTGAAAGATCATAAGGTGCTGGTGTTTTCGCAGTTTGCTTCCATGTTACGGTTACTGGCGGATGGCTGTAAGGAGCGTGGGCTGGCGTATTATCATTTTGATGGTTCTACACCACCGGCACAGCGGGCCGAAATGGCGAATGCTTTCCAGGAACCTGGTAATAAAGTGAACATCTTTTTAATCAGCTTAAAGGCGGGTAATGCCGGTTTAAACCTTACCGCAGCGGATTACGTATTTTTATTCGACCCGTGGTGGAATACAGCGGTGCAGCAGCAGGCTATTGACCGGGCGCACCGGATTGGACAAACGAAGAATGTATTTGCCTATAAAATGATATGTAAAGACACCATTGAGGAGCGTATTATACAATTACAGCAGCAAAAACATGCCTTGGCAGGGGCGCTGGTAACGGAGGAAGAGGGAGATAGTTTTGTGAAATCGCTTACCGAGGAAGACGTGGCCTACCTGTTCAGCTAGTATAAAGATTGTGTTAAAAAAGGCGGATACTGACCTGTTTAGTGAACGAAATTTACCTTTGCTTGTAATTGAAGCATTGTAGAACGTAAAACTGAATCACATGGAAAAGCAATTTGACGGAAAGGTAGCATTGGTTACCGGGGCAGGATCTGGAATAGGCAAATCAACAGCTTTATTATATGCCGCACAGGGCGCAAAAGTAGTAGTGTCGGACATTAACGAAGCACATGGACAGGCGGTAGTAGAAGAGATTAAAGGAAAAGGAGGAGACGCCTTTTTTATAAAGGCAGATGTAGGTAACGCTACGGATTGTGAGCGTTTGGTAAAAGAAACGGTGAAGCAATACGGTAAGCTGGATGTGGCTTGTAATAATGCTGGTATTGCAGGGGAGAGTAACCTGGTGGGTGATGTGGATATTAACAACTGGAATAAGGTGATTAACATTAACCTGAACAGTGTGTTTTATTGTATGAAGTACGAAATTGAAGCGATGCTGGCCAATGGTGGCGGAAGTATTGTAAACATGGCTTCTATATTAGGCCAGGCTGGTTTTGCCAATTCATCGGCCTATGTAGCAGCCAAGCATGGGGTGGTAGGGCTTACTAAAACTGCCGGTATTGAATATGGTACCAAAGGCATTCGTATCAACGCGGTAGGCCCGGGTTTTATTAAAACGCCTTTGTTAAAGGAAAGTCCTGACAGCAGTCTGGAAGATGCATTGGTACCTTTGCACCCGATAGGCCGGTTAGGCGAGCCGGAAGAGGTAGCGGAGCTGGTTATATGGTTAACCAGTGATAAGGCTTCTTTTGTAACGGCTACTTATTATGCAGTGGATGGCGGTTATCTGGCCAGATAGAATCTGACTTTATATAAATAAAAGGCCCCGGTTTACAGTAAACCGGGGCCTTTTATTTATCAGTTTGTAGGTAAAGCTTATTCTTTTACCAGTTTCATTTCAGCATATACTGTACCTAAAGCTTTATAGGTTATACCGCTGGAGGTTGAATTCTGGTTAACATTTGAACGGCTAATGATGCTTAATGTATCGTTTTTTATAGTGTATTTGCAGCCACTGGCTCCTCCTCCAACAGTTGTAGTTCCATCGGTAACATTTACTAGCGCGCCTGAAGAAAGATAAAGGGAGTCGCTACCTACTGCCTGATAAGCATAACTGACAGTGGTGGGATCTACCGCTTGTGAAAACTCCATGTTGTCGATTGATTGATCCGGATCGTATGCTCCGTTATAGTAACCTGTTACATTTATGGTGCCATAGGCTGTATAGCCAATTCCTTTACTGTCTATTTTGTCGGCGCTAAATACCATAGTACCCACGTTATCGCTGGTGGTGTACTGTGAGGTAGTAATAGTTTGTAATTTTTCGTTGGTAGCAGGAGAAGTTACGGTTAGATCGGCAGTGGTTTTGGCGTTCATTCCAATAAATTTCCAGCTACCAAATAAAGCTGCAGCAGAAGAATTATCTGTTGAATCTGATTCTTTTTTACAAGAAGCGAAAGCGGCTACAACGAAAATTGCGCCTAGGAGAGCATTTTTTTTCATTTTTTACGAGTTTGGTTGAGGGCGTAAAGGTATATGATTTAAAAATATGATTTAGGGTTTCTACTGTTATAAAGACTGCGAGTATTGCCTTTAAGCAGACGAACAGTGATGAAGGGCGGGTGTGTTGAATACGTGCTGGGGGAAGTGTTATAGCGGATAGTTTGGCCAGGTAAGTAAAATGCCCGAACTTTTACTTTTCAATTTTTGCATGAGAATCTAAATACCACACTCCTTTATGAATGAACGTAAATGGGCTGCCTGGAGTGCAGCATTGTTTTTATTAGGCGCCTGTAATTCCGACCTGGATGAAGCGGTTAAGGGACTGGATACCACGGCAGCGCTGGCTATTAATGACACCAGTTTTGCCAGGCATATTCAAGTGCTGGCCTCTGACTCTTTTGAAGGAAGAAAGCCTTTTACGGCAGGAGAAGAGAAAACGATCGACTACTTGTCGGCCCAGTTTAAAGCATTAGGGCTGCAGCCGGGCAACGGCAGCAGTTATGTGCAGGATGTGCCGATGGTGGAAATTCATTCCAAGCCTGCTGGTCCGTTGGTGTTTACGGGCAAAACCGGTTCCCTTTCACTAAATTATCTCGATGATTATGTAGCGGCTACCCGCAGGGTAAAAGAGCAGGTGTCTATTGCTAATTCACCGGTAGTGTTTGCTGGATATGGTATAGTAGCACCTGAGTACAACTGGAATGATTATGCCGGGTTGGATGTAAAAGGTAAAACAGTGCTGGTGATGGTGAATGATCCGGGTTTTGTAGACAGTAGCCTGTTTAAAGGCAGGCGTATGACCTATTACGGACGCTGGACCTACAAGTTTGAAGAAGCGGCGCGCCAGGGGGCTTCGGGTATTATCATTATACACGACACCAAGCCTGCGAGCTATGGCTGGACGGTAGTGCGTAGCAGCTGGAGCAAATCGAAGCTGTACCTGCAAACGGCAGATGATAATATGTCCAGGGCTGTGGTAGAAGGCTGGATCACTACAGAGTCGGCTGCCAAACTGTTTCAGCTGGCAGGTGTTTCGCCTGATTTGTTGAAGCAGGCCGGGCAAAAAGGGTTTAAACCGGTAGACCTGGGTGTAACCACGTCGCTGGTGGTGAACAATGAATTAAAGAAATCTACGTCACATAACGTTTTGGCTTTATTACCGGGTACTGACCGCAAGGATGAGGTGGTTATCTATTCTGCCCACTGGGATCATTTTGGCAAGGGAGAAGCGATTAACGGCGATTCTATTTACAATGGGGCAGTTGATAATGCTTCGGGCACGGCTGCGTTGCTGGAAATAGCTACTGCCTTTTCCAAAGCGGCTAAAAAGCCCTCCCGTTCGGTATTGTTTTTATCGGTAACCAGTGAAGAGCAGGGCCTGCTGGGCAGTGAGTATTATACTATGCATCCCGTTTTTCCCGTAACCAAAACGGTAGCAGATATCAACATGGATGTATTACAGCCTTTTGGCCGTATGCAGGATATTGGGGTGGTTGGTTATGGACAAAGTGAGCTGGATAAGTATGCAGTGGATATGGCAGGCATACAGGGCCGTATGGTGCATGGCGAGCCTGACCCTTCGGGCGGCTGGTATTTCAGAAGTGATCATTTCAATTTTGCCAAAGTGGGAATACCTGCGTTGTATATCGAGAATGGTATTATTTCCACTACGCACGAAGGTGGCTGGGGCAGGGCCCAGGGAGAAAATTACAATAAGCACATTTATCACTCGCCTAAGGATGAATACAACCCTTCGTGGGATTTTTCGGGTATGGTAGAAGACGCACGTTTATTGTTTAATGTAGGGTATAAACTCAGTAATGAAAGCAGTTTTCCCAAGTGGAAAGAAGGATCTGAATTTAAAGCTATCCGCGATAAGCAGCAGGTAGGGGGAAATTAGTGGTAATTTAGGGGGGTAACCCCCTTAAAATACCGTGTTTTAACGGGTTGTCTTACTTGTACAAATGACGTTTATTTGTGACTGTGTAAAGCCCCCTTCCCCTAAACGCTTAGAAGGCCAACTGTGAGGGCTGTTAACATTCCCCTGAAAACTGAACCAGCTATTGGATGGATTGTTTACAGCCCGGGTTGGTTATTTAATCTTCCAGTTCAATTACTTCACAATTTTTGATTTCTTTTCCGTCGATGGCAAAACGGATAAGGGTGCGCACTTTTTGCCAGCCTTGTTTACCAGCTGCCCCGGGATTCATGTGCAGGCATTGCAGCTTAGGATCGAACATGATTTTTAAAATGTGCGAATGGCCGCTGATGAATAAGTTGGGTTGTTGTTGCAGAATAGTGTCTTTTACACCGGGTGCATATTTGCCAGGGTAGCCGCCAATGTGCTGCATATATACCTTCACCTGTTCGCAGGTAAAAATGAGTTTTTCGGGAAATGCTTTTTTGTCAATATCCGCTCCGTCAATATTACCGTAAACACCTTTCAGCGGTTTAAATGCTTTTAATGCTTCGGGTATGGCAGCTGTACCAAAATCCCCTGCATGCCATATTTCATCGCAGTGGGCAAAGTGCCTGAATACCGCCTGATCCAGGAAATCATGTGTGTCTGAAATTAATCCTATACGTGTCATAGCTGATTTAATCTACCAGTTTATCCTGTTGTAATTTTTCAAATGCCATCAATACACCTACCACCTGATGCTGTTGTTGTTGATAATCGTTTAAGGTAAAATAACGTAAGTCGCCAATTTCGGCAGCAGGTTTTGGTGTTTGGCTCAGGTGGTGCAGAAAGCATTGTTGCTGCATGGTAACATCCTGTTCGCCAAAAGCCGGAGCAGTAATATGGTAGTAGGAGATAAGCTCATTTTCGGGAATATGGATATTCAGTTCTTCCTGTATTTCGCGTTGCATACCTGCCACTGCCGTTTCTCCTGCATCTATTTTTCCTCCGGGCAGGTACCATGCCTGTTTGTTGTTACTGAAAGCGAGCAGCAGCTTTCTTTCCTTTACTACAATTAGCCCTGCACATTGAATCATTTTGCTCATAATAGTGCAAATATTGTATCTTTAGCGGAACGATTGCAAGTTTATGCCATTCTTCCGGAATTTTACCTACTGGATTGATAAGCGCAGATGGAAATATTTTTTTCTGCTTGTGACGCTTGCGCTTTCCCATTTCTCTGCTTCTGTTTAGTGTTGGTTATTTTTTATTATTTCAAACCTGTTTTGCTATGCCTTATTATCACAAGCTGGGAGCTATTCCCCATAAACGTCATACCCAGTTCCGTCGTCCGGACGGTTCTTTATATGCTGAACAATTATTTAGTACCGAAGGGTTCAGCAGCGATTATTCTTTATTATACCATTGTCATCCACCTACTGCCATTATAGAAACAGAAGAGCCTTATGATGTAATGCCGCAGATTGCTGAGGAAAAGATGTTGAAGCACCGGAGTTTTGAGGGGTTTAAAATAGCTCCTCAAACCGATTATTTAAAAAGCAGGGTGCCAGTGCTGGTAAACAACGACTGTCATATTTCACTGGCAGCGCCTACGCAAAGTTTATCGAAGTATTTTTATAAGAATGCCGATGCCGATGAAATGCTATTTGTGCATGAAGGCAGCGGGCAGTTGTTAACGCAGTATGGAGTGATTCCTTTTGAATATGGCGATTATCTGGTTATTCCACGCGGCACTATTTATCAACTGGAGTTTAATAACATCAATAACCGGTTGCTGATTGTAGAAAGTTTTAGTCCCATCCGTTTTCCTGACAGATATAAGAGCAAAAATGGTCAGTTGCTGGAGCATTCGCCTTATTGCGAGCGCGATATACGTGCGCCGCAACATTTGCTTACCAACGACTTAAAAGGCGATTATGTGATTAAGACAAAGAAAAAAGGAAGGATGTATCATATCCATTATGCTTATCATCCTTTTGATGTAATAGGCTGGGATGGATGCTGTTATCCTTTTGCCTTCAGTATTCATGATTTTGAACCTATTACAGGCCGTGTACATCAGCCACCACCGGTGCATCAGACTTTTGAAGCGCATAATTTTGTAGTGTGCAGTTTTGTACCACGGTTATATGATTATCATCCGCAGAGTATTCCTGCGCCTTATAACCATAGTAATATAGATAGTGATGAGGTGTTGTATTATGTGGATGGCGATTTTATGAGCCGGAAGCATGTTACCAAAGGTATGATAACGTTACATCCTGGGGGCATACCGCATGGTCCGCACCCAGGTACGGTGGAAAAGAGCATCGGCGCTAAAGAAACCCGCGAACTGGCGGTAATGATCGATACTTTTCATCCGCTGCAACTGACCGTTCAGGCACTGGCAATAGAAAATGAAGGCTATACGATGAGTTGGATGGATTAACGACAGTTGGAAGCTATTAGTTGAAAGTTTTTAATCAGAAACCAGCATATTATTAGTGAATGATAGAATGTCCTGCACATGGTTATGTGCAGGATATTTTGTTTATTGCACTGGCTGAATTAGTTATGTAATAAAATCAATAGTTATGGAATACAGGATACTGGGAACAAGTGATGTGAAAGTAAGTGCTATTACGTTTGGTGCATGGGCTATTGGTGGCTGGATGTGGGGAGGAGCGGAGAGAAAGGATGCTTTGGAAGCTATTCTGGCTTCATATGATAATGGTGTTACTTCTTTTGACACGGCACCTGCTTACGGGCAGGGGTTAAGTGAAGAAATTATAGGGGAAGCTTTGCAGCAAATACCCCGTGATAAGGTACAGATATTAACCAAATACGGGTTACGCTGGGATGTGAAGAAAGGGGAATTCTTTTTTAACAGCACAGATAATGCGGGTAATCCTATTGATATGTACCGCTATGCCGGTAAAGAAAGTGTAATAGAGGAATGTGAAAACTGTTTGCGCCGTTTAGGTACTGATTATATTGATCTGTTCCAGATTCACTGGTCGGACAAAACCACGCCGATAGAAGAAACCATGGAAGCTATTGCACTGTTGCAGCAGCAGGGTAAAATAAAAGCGGGCGGCGTGTGTAACTATACAGCCGATGAAATGAAGGCAGCAGAAAAAGTAGTATCGCTGGCTGCTAACCAGGTGCCTTATAGTATGGTGCTGCGGGATATTGAAAAAGAACTGGTGCCGTATACCCGGCAACATAATAAAGCGATTATTGCTTACAGTCCTTTACAACGTGGTTTGCTCACCGGTAAAATAAAACCGGGGCATGTGTTTAACGATGGCGACACCCGTGCGGGCAATCGTTTTTATACTGATGAAAATATTTCCCGTATCAATGCTTTTTTATCTGGTATAAAACCGCTGGCCGAAAGCAAGGGCGCTACCCTGGCACAGCTGGTAATAGCCTGGACCATTCAACAACCTGGTATTACCGTGGCGTTAGTGGGGGCCAGGAATGCCGAACAAGCCATTCAAAACGCCAAAGCTGCGGAAGTGGTGTTAAAACCGGAAGAAATTATGTTTATCAACGACCGTTTGGCCCAACTGGAGCTTGTTAAACCTTCCTAGGCCTGCGGGCGTATGGCAGGAATATTGTACAGAATTCAGTAAATTACTGTACAATAAAAACAATGCTATATGATCAAGTTTAACGAAATGCAACCAGGCGATTTTGTAATTGCCGAATATGAAGGACAAAGACGTATGGGAGAAGTTACCGGACTGGACCATTCGGCCCGGTTGGTGGGGGTAGAAACAGATGTGCAGGAATTCTGGTATGCTCCTGAACACGTTCATCCTATTTCCATTACTGATGAAAGTTTATCGTGGCTTAACTTTACCAAAGAAGTACAGTCTAACGGCTCTGTAAAATATAAAAAGGGATCGTTTCGGTTGTGGATACCGGCTCCCGACCAGTTTTCTGCGTTGGAAATCTGGTATCGCGAAGATCAGCGCACACACCCTGATGTGCATTATGTTCA encodes the following:
- a CDS encoding PhoH family protein; amino-acid sequence: MTEAIINLDSVNPIEFFGVNNRKLDLLKKKFPLLKILSRGTQIKLSGAPEHIETAKEKIDLIVQYMERNGGLTENYFEQILGGDDAETIDNFVDKNPNDILVFGPNGKTVRARTANQKRMVLAADRNDIVFAIGPAGTGKTYTAVALAVRALKNKVVKKIILTRPAVEAGESLGFLPGDLKEKIDPYLRPLYDALDDMIPADKLGYYMSTRTIEIAPLAYMRGRTLDNAFIILDEAQNANDLQIKMFLTRIGANAKALITGDPTQIDLPKNQRSGLEKASRILRNIEGIAHIELDEEDVVRHRLVKAIIRAYEKEKEKEGPNF
- the rpe gene encoding ribulose-phosphate 3-epimerase — protein: MAIIAPSFLASDFLRLGEECKMVNESEAEWLHLDIMDGRFVPNISFGLPVVEQIRTATSKVLDVHLMIVEPEKYTEAFKAAGADRLSVHIEACPHLHRNIQQIKQLGMKAGVAINPHTPIAMLHDIIGDIDTVLIMSVNPGFGGQKFIPHTLTRIRQLKQMITEGNHDVLIEIDGGVTAQNAAEIIKAGADVLVAGSNVFKSSDPKKAIHDLARI
- a CDS encoding tetratricopeptide repeat protein — translated: MIRIMNYGLSIAVAGITLFASCKDKSNNNDKDTATSSRKELSPEAQSLVSLLKLRPDSAGLRLKLAVMYDSAAWYPEALAQMDSLIKKDSLNYGLWYSKAQVWEHSGDTARAIKDYERALHIYPAPEAMLSLASLMAENKNPQTLAVIDNVNHMRLGREYDAHCAFISGVYYARTGDTTNAIKQLNNCLAANYTYMEAYIEKGLVYFDHQQYDKALDVFKFASSINTLYADAYYYQARAYEMMNKKDSAVLRFKQALSLDKGMKEAREKIQQLEK
- a CDS encoding DEAD/DEAH box helicase, with protein sequence MAVKQNDHKTVLLLSPHRLLGDYQQVLESLHIIKYEGSKVEYIPCKTDAAEVKEYYPHLSKPAKEALPGFTREGIKELKEQLKERYNKLKPESDFDTFYQHAAVRRLQELFEPLKAQAAQVKWYHKVEMENGNFKTSPCNFSGLRPMLQFEVSRSEEGELQLNCSVFVSGGAHPLSEYKRSRFLLEREGEYYLLTHTDYTTLQWLEQKPERLYNKTPQAFAQHILAKLEGEYTVRRNNLFAGDEVKVVPQNRIVLSEIHPSYLVITPQWLYDEFSVEGAFKETMEVSRDGKVFQVVRDRAQEEAFLQLLESLHESFPNQKNGYYHITFDEARKKQWFLKVYHRLLELDVQVVGMDMLQHFRYSTFKVATTATIVKEEANAVTLQMSVSFGKEEISLVELQKQLFIRQHMVLLKDTSLGVLDDEWLQRYSTLLRHGKVAKNMVTVSRWLAFCEQQATEDTQVLKQVIPKPWWEKWELWQKDDGLIYDVPAGLKATLRPYQQKGYEWLSLLAEAGAGACLADDMGLGKTLQTITFLAQQSHLQEKAVHLIVCPSSLLFNWQQELNKFAPHLKTLVHYGNSRNTPLVMKKQHQVVITSYGTLRADIEELSTMSFAVVALDESHHIKNPSAQITRAVSRLQASFGIALSGTPVMNNTFDLYAQMNFLLPGMFGNREFFKREYADAIDRNQDEVKIKALHKLTSPFILRRTKQQVASDLPPKTEMVMWCNMEPAQKALYDEIKESIKSSVFMDIAKDGLGKSTLALLQGMLRLRQLCNSPLLLPENDRKNCTESVKTDLLMEELSNNLKDHKVLVFSQFASMLRLLADGCKERGLAYYHFDGSTPPAQRAEMANAFQEPGNKVNIFLISLKAGNAGLNLTAADYVFLFDPWWNTAVQQQAIDRAHRIGQTKNVFAYKMICKDTIEERIIQLQQQKHALAGALVTEEEGDSFVKSLTEEDVAYLFS
- a CDS encoding SDR family NAD(P)-dependent oxidoreductase encodes the protein MEKQFDGKVALVTGAGSGIGKSTALLYAAQGAKVVVSDINEAHGQAVVEEIKGKGGDAFFIKADVGNATDCERLVKETVKQYGKLDVACNNAGIAGESNLVGDVDINNWNKVININLNSVFYCMKYEIEAMLANGGGSIVNMASILGQAGFANSSAYVAAKHGVVGLTKTAGIEYGTKGIRINAVGPGFIKTPLLKESPDSSLEDALVPLHPIGRLGEPEEVAELVIWLTSDKASFVTATYYAVDGGYLAR